From Coturnix japonica isolate 7356 chromosome 1, Coturnix japonica 2.1, whole genome shotgun sequence, the proteins below share one genomic window:
- the LOC107324058 gene encoding trefoil factor 2-like, translated as MDVKGICLLFGILAVVLISSTEGKPPSKCQCKIAARERRNCGPPGISAAECRKAGCCFNASVPGVPWCFTPKPKKVKKVCPADPRIRVNCGYPGITAKECLSRRCCFRAHPAGVPWCFYHRTVEEGC; from the exons ATGGATGTGAAGGGGATCTGCTTGCTCTTTGGCATCCTTGCTGTAGTCCTCATCAGctcaacagaaggaaaaccacCAT CAAAATGCCAGTGCAAAATAGCTGCCAGGGAGCGGAGGAACTGCGGCCCCCCAGGAATCTCAGCAGCAGAATGCAGGAAAGCTGGGTGCTGCTTCAATGCATCCGTACCTGGTGTCCCCTGGTGCTTCACTCCTAAACCAAAGAAAG TTAAGAAAGTGTGCCCTGCTGATCCTCGTATCCGAGTGAACTGTGGCTACCCTGGAATCACAGCTAAGGAGTGCCTaagcaggagatgctgcttcCGGGCACATCCTGCTGGTGTCCCCTGGTGCTTCTACCACCGCACGGTCGAAGAAG gTTGTTAA
- the TMPRSS3 gene encoding transmembrane protease serine 3, with protein MTSQEEAQGGNPTTGSLEIISITEDGPPVPEINFSFKRFFSIQMRVDPSADGSGDIEPPSICQVLISPKYLPYVCALFFVVILAVATGLGVQYNCIGKFRCRSSFKCIQKSARCNGVFNCKEGEDEYGCVRLSGKRAVLQVFTSGSWRTVCSDDWKAEYGNTTCKHLGFSSYVSSGYLPVAAVEKQFQRHFVSLSHWLSMDQVTSLHNATNLREECTSGSVIILKCLACGVRASYRPRIVGGNASLPQQWPWQVSLQFHGHHLCGGSVITPRWIITAAHCVYDLFLPSSWSVQVGFVTQQDTQVHTYSVEKIIYHRNYKPKTMGNDIALMKLAAPLAFNGHIEPICLPNFGEQFPEGKMCWVSGWGATVEGGDTSETMNYAGVPLISNRICNHRDVYGGIITSSMLCAGFLKGGVDTCQGDSGGPLACEDMSIWKLVGTTSFGVGCAEANKPGVYSRTTSFLGWIHEQMEVLNHCVFPTSNHRFQKWLAFCTCKISEDISDEDVIYGDVIKRGKKCS; from the exons aTGACTTCTCAGGAAGAG GCTCAAGGGGGAAATCCCACTACTGGAAGTCTTGAAATCATCTCTATTACAGAAGATGGACCACCAGTaccagaaattaatttctccttCAAAAGATTTTTCAGCATACAAATGAGAGTTGATCCCAGTGCAGATGGATCTG GGGATATTGAACCACCTTCGATTTGCCAAGTATTAATCTCTCCCAAATACCTTCCATATGTCTGTGCTTTATTCTTTGTAGTAATCCTAGCAGTTGCCACTGGCCTGGGTG TCCAATACAACTGCATTGGGAAGTTTCGCTGCCGATCATCCTTCAAGTGTATCCAGAAATCAGCCAGGTGCAATGGTGTCTTCAACTGTAAGGAAGGGGAAGATGAGTATGGATGTG TCAGGCTGAGTGGCAAGAGAGCTGTACTTCAGGTGTTCACCTCAGGATCCTGGCGAACAGTCTGTTCTGATGACTGGAAAGCAGAGTATGGAAATACTACCTGTAAACACCTGGGTTTCTCAAG TTATGTGAGTTCAGGTTAtctgcctgtggctgctgttgAAAAACAGTTCCAAAGACATTTTGTATCCCTCAGCCATTGGTTATCAATGGATCAAGTGACATCGCTGCATAATGCAACAAACTTGAG GGAAGAATGCACTTCTGGCAGTGTAATCATCTTAAAGTGTTTAG CATGCGGGGTGCGGGCCAGCTACAGGCCACGGATTGTTGGAGGCAATGCATCCTTGCCCCAGCAGTGGCCTTGGCAGGTCAGCCTGCAGTTCCATGGGCACCACCTCTGTGGAGGGTCTGTCATCACCCCACGCTGGATCATCACAGCTGCACATTGTGTCTATGA CTTGTTCTTACCGAGCTCATGGAGTGTGCAGGTTGGCTTTGTGACTCAGCAAGATACCCAGGTTCACACATATTCAGTGGAAAAGATTATATACCATCGAAATTATAAACCCAAGACCATGGGAAATGATATAGCACTGATGAAACTGGCAGCACCTCTTGCTTTCAATG gTCACATAGAGCCAATTTGTCTGCCTAATTTTGGTGAACAGTTcccagaaggaaaaatgtgttgGGTGTCAGGATGGGGAGCAACTGTTGAAGGAG GTGATACATCCGAAACCATGAATTACGCAGGTGTTCCCTTGATTTCTAATAGAATTTGCAATCACAGGGATGTCTATGGTGGGATCATAACCTCTTCAATGCTTTGTGCCGGTTTCCTAAAGGGAGGGGTGGACACCTGCCAG GGAGACAGTGGGGGTCCTTTAGCATGTGAAGATATGAGTATCTGGAAGTTGGTGGGAACCACCAGCTTTGGAGTGGGCTGTGCAGAAGCGAACAAGCCTGGTGTCTACAGCCGAACTACCTCCTTCCTGGGCTGGATACACGAGCAGATGGAGGT TCTTAATCACTGTGTTTTCCCCACATCTAACCATAGGTTCCAGAAATGGCTGGCATTTTGCACATGTAAGATAAGTGAAGACATTTCAGATGAAGATGTCATATATGGTGATGTAatcaagaggggaaaaaagtgcagTTAA